One stretch of Streptomyces hygroscopicus DNA includes these proteins:
- a CDS encoding ISXo7 transposase translates to MRRTGNRFSVNAMSAISAKGHMHFMVFTETFDADVMRRFLDRLAGHFTHKVHLVLDGRSAHRSRKVRAWLADHPDRIELHFLPSYSPELNPDELVNASLKRSLPMHHRARDQAQLAAETRRVFHRRQRQPHIVRGYFGGAHVRYTLE, encoded by the coding sequence GTGCGCCGCACCGGCAACCGGTTCTCCGTCAACGCGATGTCGGCGATCAGCGCCAAGGGCCACATGCACTTCATGGTCTTCACCGAGACCTTCGACGCCGACGTGATGCGCCGCTTCCTGGACCGCCTCGCTGGACACTTCACGCACAAGGTCCACCTCGTCCTGGACGGCCGCTCCGCCCACCGCTCCCGCAAGGTCCGCGCCTGGCTCGCCGATCACCCCGACCGGATCGAGCTGCACTTCCTGCCGTCGTACTCACCGGAGCTGAACCCGGACGAGCTGGTCAACGCCAGCCTCAAGCGCAGCCTGCCCATGCACCACCGGGCCCGCGACCAAGCCCAACTCGCAGCCGAAACCCGCAGAGTCTTCCACCGCCGCCAACGCCAACCACACATCGTCCGCGGCTACTTCGGCGGCGCCCACGTCCGCTACACCCTCGAATAG